A window of Candidatus Saccharibacteria bacterium contains these coding sequences:
- a CDS encoding HIT family protein, with the protein MEPTIFTRIINGDIPSHKVYEDDKTYAFLDIHPVQPGMVLVVSRTPAETLLDLDESDYDALWRTVRKVAARLRAEFPDRRRIAVQVEGLDVPHVHVKLFPIDTAEDFRALPAAGEPDHQALARMAERLRLE; encoded by the coding sequence ATGGAACCGACCATCTTCACCCGCATCATCAACGGTGACATTCCCAGCCACAAGGTATACGAGGATGACAAGACCTATGCCTTCCTGGATATCCACCCTGTCCAGCCCGGCATGGTGCTGGTCGTCAGCCGCACGCCGGCCGAAACCCTGCTCGATCTTGACGAGTCCGATTACGATGCCCTGTGGCGCACCGTCCGCAAAGTGGCTGCGAGGCTCCGGGCGGAGTTCCCTGATCGCCGCCGCATCGCCGTCCAGGTCGAAGGCCTCGACGTGCCGCATGTCCACGTCAAGCTGTTCCCCATCGACACCGCCGAAGACTTCCGCGCCCTGCCGGCCGCCGGTGAGCCCGACCATCAGGCGCTGGCCCGCATGGCCGAACGCCTGCGCTTGGAATAG
- a CDS encoding PEGA domain-containing protein, with product MSNLYRNLVIGLIAAILVSLIGLGMINHMQQSGRTATITTLVAPARGTTITINGVKVSEGDVAVKPGVYKVTFSRDGFATESRTVNVKDKDTAEVAVVLDPSTAATREWYTANKADAEKAEQITGTNSEAIADAKINALPVMQRLPRVVDTYRIDYGSTQRDTDDESATALYITELAPGGEARARNWLKYQGYDATNTEIIVKNPRN from the coding sequence ATGAGCAACTTGTACCGGAACCTCGTCATCGGCTTGATCGCGGCCATCCTGGTCTCACTGATCGGCCTGGGCATGATCAACCACATGCAGCAGAGCGGACGCACTGCCACCATCACCACGTTGGTCGCACCGGCCCGCGGCACCACCATCACCATCAACGGCGTCAAGGTGAGTGAGGGCGATGTCGCCGTCAAGCCGGGCGTCTACAAGGTCACCTTCAGCCGCGACGGCTTCGCCACCGAATCCCGTACCGTCAACGTCAAGGACAAGGATACGGCCGAGGTCGCCGTCGTGCTCGATCCCAGCACCGCCGCCACTCGCGAGTGGTACACCGCAAACAAGGCCGATGCCGAGAAGGCAGAGCAAATCACCGGCACCAACTCGGAAGCCATCGCCGATGCCAAGATCAACGCGTTGCCAGTCATGCAGCGCCTGCCTCGCGTCGTCGATACCTACCGCATCGATTACGGCTCCACGCAGCGCGACACCGACGACGAAAGCGCGACCGCCCTCTACATCACCGAGCTTGCCCCTGGCGGCGAGGCCCGCGCCCGCAACTGGCTGAAGTATCAGGGCTACGACGCCACCAACACCGAAATCATCGTTAAGAATCCGCGCAACTAG
- a CDS encoding DUF87 domain-containing protein, translating into MGLFGGKKKDPTDIAQAQRLREQQEIEQEFQRGITTLRDLIAPSSVEFQSSHFRLGTKYGRTIYVYGYPRQVYTGWLSPLINIDEVVDVSMFIYPVESAIVLNNLRKKVSQLEASIQMNAEHGKVRDPALEAAVQDAEELRDQLQVGAERFFRYGLYVTVYADSLDELQFIQHKIETVLGQQLVFSKVASSQQEQGLNSTVPQLADQLQIRRNMNTGAISTSFPFTSADLTQDTGILYGINMHNNGLVIFDRFTLENANMVVFAKSGAGKSYTVKLEALRSMMMGAEVIIIDPENEYQKLCDAVGGAYIRLSLNSDTRINPFDLPRVIDTDDAEDALRANLITLHGLLRLMMGGAQILASGGNMPALTPLEEADLDQALIDTYARAGITSDPLTHNSVPPTIADLYETLLHMGGSGPQLAQRLRKYTSGTFAGIFSQQSNVIIDNPMVVFNIRDLEDELRPVAMYIILSYIWNKTRSDQRRRLLLVDEAWQLMKYDDSANFLFSLAKRARKYFLGLTTITQDVEDFMGSKMGRAIVANASMQLLLKQSTSAVDVLAEVFKLTDEEKKRLAQFPVGQGLFFAGQSHVHVQIIASPTEHSLITTDPRQLQQIAEIQQGAGGDGAANQLNPGSPYSSNGF; encoded by the coding sequence ATGGGCTTATTCGGCGGCAAGAAGAAAGATCCGACTGATATCGCCCAGGCCCAGCGCCTGCGCGAACAACAGGAGATTGAACAGGAATTCCAAAGGGGCATCACCACACTGCGCGACCTGATTGCGCCGAGTTCGGTTGAGTTCCAGTCCAGCCACTTCCGTCTTGGCACCAAGTATGGCCGGACCATCTACGTCTATGGCTACCCGCGCCAGGTGTACACCGGCTGGCTGAGCCCGCTTATCAACATTGACGAAGTGGTGGATGTCAGCATGTTCATCTACCCGGTCGAAAGCGCCATCGTCCTGAATAACCTGCGCAAGAAGGTGAGCCAGCTCGAGGCAAGCATCCAGATGAATGCCGAGCACGGCAAGGTGCGCGACCCGGCCCTGGAAGCAGCCGTCCAGGACGCCGAGGAACTGCGTGACCAGCTGCAGGTCGGTGCGGAGCGTTTCTTCCGCTACGGCCTCTACGTCACCGTCTATGCCGACAGCCTGGACGAACTGCAGTTCATCCAGCACAAGATTGAGACGGTCCTGGGCCAGCAGCTGGTCTTTAGCAAGGTCGCCTCAAGCCAGCAGGAGCAGGGATTGAACTCGACCGTGCCGCAGCTGGCTGACCAATTGCAAATTCGTCGCAATATGAACACCGGTGCCATCAGCACCAGTTTCCCGTTCACCAGCGCCGACCTGACACAGGACACCGGCATCCTCTATGGCATCAACATGCACAACAACGGTCTGGTTATCTTTGACCGCTTCACCTTGGAAAACGCCAATATGGTGGTCTTCGCCAAGTCCGGTGCAGGTAAGTCTTACACTGTGAAGCTTGAGGCGCTGCGCTCCATGATGATGGGCGCGGAAGTCATTATCATCGACCCTGAAAATGAGTACCAGAAGCTATGTGACGCGGTCGGCGGGGCTTACATCCGCCTCAGTTTGAACTCGGATACACGCATCAATCCCTTCGACCTGCCGCGCGTCATCGACACCGACGACGCCGAAGACGCCCTGCGCGCCAACCTGATCACCCTGCATGGCCTGCTGCGCCTGATGATGGGTGGCGCCCAGATTCTGGCAAGTGGCGGCAACATGCCCGCCCTGACGCCTTTGGAAGAAGCTGACCTCGACCAGGCACTGATTGATACCTACGCCCGCGCCGGCATCACCAGCGATCCGCTGACCCATAATTCAGTTCCTCCAACCATTGCTGATCTGTACGAGACCTTACTGCACATGGGCGGCAGCGGCCCGCAGCTGGCCCAGCGCCTCCGCAAGTACACCAGTGGTACGTTCGCCGGCATCTTCAGCCAGCAGAGTAATGTCATCATCGACAACCCGATGGTCGTCTTTAACATCCGCGACCTGGAAGACGAACTACGGCCAGTAGCCATGTACATCATCCTAAGCTACATCTGGAACAAGACCCGCAGCGACCAGCGCCGCCGGCTCCTGTTGGTGGATGAGGCCTGGCAGCTGATGAAGTATGACGACTCCGCCAACTTCCTGTTCAGCCTTGCCAAGCGCGCCCGTAAGTACTTCCTGGGCCTGACCACCATCACGCAGGACGTCGAGGACTTCATGGGGAGCAAGATGGGACGGGCCATCGTAGCCAACGCCTCGATGCAGCTGCTGCTGAAGCAGTCGACCAGTGCCGTCGATGTCCTGGCCGAAGTCTTCAAACTGACTGACGAGGAAAAGAAGCGCCTGGCGCAGTTCCCGGTAGGACAGGGCCTGTTCTTTGCCGGACAAAGCCATGTCCATGTCCAGATCATCGCCAGTCCGACGGAACATTCACTGATTACGACCGATCCGAGACAGTTACAGCAGATCGCCGAGATACAACAGGGAGCGGGCGGCGACGGAGCGGCGAACCAGCTCAATCCGGGGTCGCCGTACTCCAGCAACGGGTTCTAA
- a CDS encoding DNA replication/repair protein RecF translates to MSIRSLRIQNFRSYADSFFEFSDSVNLIIGPNGIGKTNLLEAVYVLAAGTSFRVADKDLVRTGAEWFRLDGVYEDHERVLRYETSVRPPKSLAVNSGPKKRFKRDNSLPVVLFEPDMLRILTGSPFRRRQFLNTLISQWFMDGATVLRRYDRVLLQRNNLLKRSYELSESQLDDQLFAWDVSMAELAAKIEEYRHEVVAILNRSIAEEYSRIAHRQHHIEVLYETGRHIAKSDILTALRRLRPFDMQRGYTTIGPHRSDFNIVINGAAAENTASRGEQRSLMLAMKHIEVTQLAELSGRSPLLLLDDVMSELDSTRQKALASLLGGYQMILTTTEAVSIPEDLGGGRMIPIGLPL, encoded by the coding sequence ATGTCTATCCGCTCGCTCCGTATCCAGAACTTCAGGTCGTATGCCGACAGTTTCTTTGAGTTCTCGGATAGCGTCAATCTGATCATCGGCCCTAACGGTATCGGCAAGACCAACCTGCTGGAGGCGGTCTATGTGCTGGCAGCCGGCACATCGTTCCGGGTGGCAGATAAAGACTTGGTGCGCACCGGCGCCGAATGGTTCCGCCTGGACGGCGTTTACGAGGACCATGAGCGGGTTTTGCGCTACGAGACGTCTGTGAGGCCGCCCAAGAGCCTGGCGGTCAATAGCGGGCCTAAGAAACGCTTCAAACGCGATAATAGCCTGCCGGTGGTGCTGTTCGAGCCGGATATGCTGCGCATCCTTACCGGCTCCCCTTTCCGGCGGCGCCAATTTCTCAATACGCTGATATCCCAGTGGTTCATGGATGGTGCGACGGTACTGCGGCGGTACGACCGGGTGTTGCTGCAGCGTAACAACCTCTTAAAACGCTCCTATGAGCTGTCTGAATCCCAGCTTGACGACCAGTTATTCGCCTGGGATGTCTCTATGGCCGAGCTGGCGGCGAAGATCGAGGAGTACCGGCACGAGGTTGTCGCCATCCTCAACCGCTCCATCGCTGAGGAATATAGCCGTATCGCCCATCGTCAGCACCATATAGAGGTTTTATACGAGACCGGGCGTCATATTGCCAAATCGGACATATTGACCGCCCTGCGGCGCCTCAGGCCGTTTGATATGCAGCGTGGTTATACTACCATCGGCCCACATCGTAGTGATTTCAACATCGTAATTAACGGTGCTGCTGCGGAAAATACCGCTTCACGCGGCGAGCAGCGCAGCCTGATGTTGGCCATGAAGCATATCGAAGTGACGCAACTGGCCGAACTGAGCGGGCGCTCGCCTTTATTGCTGCTTGATGATGTCATGAGCGAACTTGATTCGACACGGCAAAAAGCCCTCGCCAGCCTGCTGGGAGGGTACCAGATGATACTGACCACCACGGAGGCGGTCAGTATTCCTGAGGATCTTGGCGGCGGCCGGATGATTCCGATCGGCCTGCCATTGTAG
- a CDS encoding fused MFS/spermidine synthase produces MKQETHAADNRLVKLVLPVTVFLTGACVLVIEVAAMRILSPYFGNTLYATSSVLGVILGALSLGYYLGGRLADKRPSRNLFYAIILSGGLLTFALQFFSLVFLPFIGYDLPITTGPLISSLFMFLLPGVALGMLSPFAIKLQSLRFPESGTGTIAGEVFFWSTLGSIAGSLLTGFVLVPLFGLNATILGTAIFLSLLGGVPLVSRRLLRHNKLLLLLFAAVAMATSNSLLIASARENAIYTKDGIYERIKIFDDTDEPYSLGQPARFMLQDRSNSSAMYLDSDELAFPYTRYYALYKGIKPDASRSLVLGGAAYSIPKALLADSPAMKVDIAEIEPSLYELAQQYFRLQPSPRLNNQIIDGRRLLATTDKRYDVIFSDVYYSLYSIPAHFTTREFMQLTRDRLQPGGVFIANLIGSVEQTTPSFILSEIKTIQSVYPQVHVFAVGSPEQKSAQNIILVGVNSKTPVDFGSPVFKDSPLAEMQTLQQHQLDLSGIDLSSHTILTDNYAPVEYYMSKVLAE; encoded by the coding sequence ATGAAGCAGGAGACGCATGCCGCAGACAACCGTCTGGTTAAGTTGGTGCTACCCGTAACCGTTTTCCTGACCGGTGCCTGTGTGCTTGTCATCGAGGTCGCAGCCATGCGCATCCTTTCTCCGTACTTCGGCAATACGCTCTATGCGACATCCAGCGTATTGGGCGTCATCCTGGGGGCCTTGAGCCTTGGGTACTATCTGGGTGGCCGTCTGGCCGATAAGCGCCCAAGCAGGAACCTGTTTTATGCCATCATCTTATCGGGCGGCCTGCTGACCTTCGCCCTTCAGTTCTTCTCCCTGGTATTTCTGCCGTTTATCGGCTACGATCTGCCCATCACCACCGGTCCGCTCATCAGCTCACTGTTCATGTTCCTGTTGCCGGGCGTTGCGCTCGGTATGTTATCCCCTTTTGCCATCAAGTTGCAGTCGCTGCGTTTTCCGGAAAGCGGCACTGGCACTATCGCCGGCGAAGTTTTCTTCTGGTCAACGCTTGGCAGTATCGCAGGCAGTCTGCTGACAGGGTTTGTCCTGGTGCCACTGTTCGGCCTCAATGCCACCATCCTCGGTACTGCTATCTTCTTGTCGTTGTTGGGCGGCGTGCCACTCGTCAGCAGGCGTCTGCTCCGGCACAATAAACTGTTGTTATTGCTATTCGCCGCTGTCGCCATGGCCACTTCCAACTCACTGCTTATCGCTTCTGCCCGGGAGAATGCGATCTATACCAAAGACGGCATCTATGAGCGGATAAAAATATTCGACGATACCGATGAGCCCTACTCCCTCGGTCAGCCAGCCCGTTTCATGCTGCAGGACCGCAGTAACTCCAGTGCCATGTACCTCGATTCCGATGAACTGGCATTTCCATACACCCGCTACTACGCACTCTACAAAGGCATCAAGCCCGATGCCTCCCGCTCCCTGGTGTTGGGCGGCGCGGCTTACTCAATTCCCAAAGCTCTGCTCGCCGATTCGCCCGCCATGAAGGTCGATATCGCCGAAATAGAACCTTCGCTGTACGAACTGGCCCAGCAATACTTCCGCCTCCAGCCCAGCCCCCGTCTCAACAACCAGATAATCGACGGCCGCCGTCTGCTGGCCACCACCGACAAACGCTATGACGTCATCTTCAGCGACGTCTACTACTCGCTCTACTCCATCCCCGCCCACTTCACCACCCGTGAGTTCATGCAGCTCACCCGTGACCGCCTGCAGCCCGGCGGCGTCTTCATCGCTAATCTCATCGGCTCAGTCGAGCAGACGACGCCGTCATTCATCTTGTCCGAGATTAAGACCATCCAATCGGTGTACCCCCAGGTTCACGTCTTTGCCGTCGGTTCCCCAGAGCAAAAGAGCGCCCAGAATATCATCCTGGTCGGCGTAAACAGTAAGACGCCTGTCGATTTCGGCTCCCCCGTCTTCAAAGATAGCCCCTTAGCCGAGATGCAGACCCTCCAGCAACACCAGCTGGATCTATCCGGCATCGACTTGTCATCGCACACCATCCTGACTGACAACTACGCCCCCGTCGAGTACTATATGTCCAAGGTGCTCGCCGAGTAG
- a CDS encoding PrgI family protein has product MAVYKVPQDVEAEDKLVGPFTFRQFIYMLIVAGAGGLSFMFIQAPIPLPFFSFITIPIGLAFLMLALPLRKDQPMEIYLLAILRFMLKPKRRIWSTDGVPATVMIDAPKVVEQHLTKDFDGTEAAHRLDYLAKIVDTRGWAAKGVDIPNAPSLSSQVVKEADDTTDVLDEDADIAKSFDALLAKQKEVSRNAAREQMAGIAQGMPYTPPSAMPPAYTPAPAGRAPLPPPPTPKVVAGAPADAHHVTATPVEPKPVTAQQPAAPVAAKPAATPPPPAKHPVHNTHTNHAGIKTEKIAAADKVSHLAHPGAAAPQAFQQYMTPQVSPAIMNLANNKDLSIQAIAHEAERLAQNDDQVVEIPLR; this is encoded by the coding sequence ATGGCAGTCTACAAAGTCCCCCAAGACGTCGAAGCCGAAGACAAACTGGTCGGTCCGTTCACGTTCCGGCAGTTCATCTATATGCTGATTGTGGCTGGTGCTGGCGGCTTAAGCTTTATGTTCATCCAGGCGCCGATTCCGCTGCCGTTCTTCAGCTTCATCACGATTCCGATTGGACTGGCGTTTTTGATGCTGGCCTTGCCGCTGCGTAAAGATCAGCCAATGGAAATCTACCTGTTGGCCATCCTGCGCTTCATGCTCAAGCCGAAGCGCCGCATCTGGAGTACTGATGGCGTGCCGGCAACCGTCATGATTGACGCACCAAAGGTCGTTGAGCAACACCTCACCAAAGACTTTGACGGCACGGAAGCGGCCCATCGCCTTGATTACCTGGCAAAGATCGTCGATACGCGCGGCTGGGCAGCCAAGGGCGTCGATATTCCCAACGCGCCGTCGCTGAGCAGTCAGGTAGTTAAGGAGGCGGATGACACCACCGACGTCCTGGACGAAGATGCTGACATCGCCAAGTCATTCGACGCGCTACTGGCAAAACAGAAAGAAGTATCACGCAATGCTGCCCGCGAACAGATGGCCGGCATCGCCCAGGGCATGCCGTACACGCCGCCCTCCGCCATGCCGCCGGCCTATACGCCAGCACCAGCAGGCAGGGCGCCATTGCCACCGCCACCGACCCCTAAGGTCGTCGCAGGCGCACCAGCAGATGCGCATCATGTGACGGCAACGCCGGTCGAGCCCAAGCCGGTCACCGCGCAGCAGCCGGCAGCTCCAGTAGCCGCCAAGCCGGCAGCCACGCCGCCACCACCAGCCAAGCACCCGGTTCATAACACGCACACCAATCACGCCGGCATCAAGACCGAGAAGATAGCCGCCGCGGACAAGGTGAGTCACCTGGCGCATCCGGGCGCAGCCGCACCGCAGGCGTTCCAGCAATACATGACACCCCAGGTTTCACCTGCTATAATGAACCTGGCAAATAATAAAGACCTCAGCATACAGGCAATCGCTCATGAGGCGGAGCGTTTGGCACAGAACGACGACCAAGTGGTGGAGATTCCTTTACGCTAG
- the dnaN gene encoding DNA polymerase III subunit beta, with protein sequence MKLTVTQEKLARALGTVGRVASAKTSLPILGNILLRAENNRLLLAATNLEIAITEYVGGKVDQEGGFTVPARLMSEFITSLPAGNVDMMLEGTTLHIKSGGYSSKINGMHADEFPDLPGIEAMTELEVDAKLLKRAIQQVVLVASHDDTRPTLTGVYWHSHEGALYMAATDGYRLAERRLLDTFEGEVAAIIPASALAEVVRALSDDVAMVAILLDETQVRLRLGDVEITSKLIDGKYVDYRQLVPTSSDTVVEIDKQDFIRITKVASLFARESGGGVTIDAVHDDAAVRIHSIASQLGENTSEANAQVTSDGKVTLNSRYLIEGLGCIDDSPVTFSFSGKLAACILRAKNDQGYMHIIMPLKS encoded by the coding sequence ATGAAACTAACTGTCACACAAGAAAAGCTTGCGCGGGCACTCGGCACAGTCGGCCGGGTGGCAAGCGCCAAGACTTCCCTGCCCATTCTGGGAAATATCCTTTTAAGAGCAGAAAATAACCGTTTACTGCTGGCGGCGACCAATTTAGAGATAGCAATCACTGAATATGTCGGTGGAAAAGTCGATCAGGAGGGTGGATTCACCGTTCCGGCCCGGCTGATGAGCGAATTCATCACCAGTCTGCCGGCCGGCAACGTCGACATGATGCTGGAAGGCACCACCCTGCACATCAAAAGCGGCGGCTACAGCTCAAAGATAAACGGCATGCACGCCGATGAATTTCCCGATCTGCCCGGCATAGAAGCGATGACTGAACTGGAAGTTGATGCAAAGCTCCTTAAACGAGCCATTCAGCAGGTTGTGTTAGTTGCATCGCACGATGACACGCGACCGACCCTTACCGGTGTCTACTGGCACAGCCATGAAGGTGCGCTCTATATGGCTGCCACTGACGGGTACCGGCTGGCGGAGCGCCGGCTGTTGGACACGTTCGAGGGCGAAGTGGCGGCTATCATACCGGCGAGCGCCTTGGCTGAAGTCGTACGGGCGCTGAGTGATGACGTGGCCATGGTCGCTATCCTGCTCGACGAGACCCAGGTACGCCTGCGCCTGGGCGACGTAGAGATTACCAGCAAGCTGATCGATGGCAAGTATGTGGATTACCGGCAGCTTGTCCCCACTTCAAGCGATACAGTTGTGGAAATCGACAAACAGGACTTCATCCGTATTACCAAGGTGGCTTCGCTGTTCGCGCGGGAAAGCGGCGGCGGTGTGACTATCGATGCGGTGCACGATGACGCCGCCGTACGGATCCACTCCATCGCCTCCCAGCTCGGCGAAAACACCTCCGAGGCCAATGCCCAGGTGACGAGCGACGGCAAGGTGACCCTGAACTCGCGCTACCTCATAGAGGGGCTTGGTTGTATCGATGATTCCCCCGTCACCTTCTCATTCAGTGGTAAGCTGGCTGCATGCATCCTGCGCGCCAAGAACGACCAGGGCTATATGCACATCATCATGCCGCTCAAATCATAA
- a CDS encoding Hsp20/alpha crystallin family protein, whose amino-acid sequence MARGQKASNDELLMDSDLAAAFLNDDDGSVGDAPAPAPIDDQGWDEDGANDMPGQLAVDVYETVDKLYVKARTAGVNKQDLDVSISDGVLTISGTLSAGDEGEVEQWHIQECYWGDFSRTIALPIPVKEEEVEAMLKDGVLTIGFTKIKQEQARKIEIL is encoded by the coding sequence ATGGCAAGAGGACAAAAAGCGTCAAACGACGAATTGCTGATGGATAGCGACCTGGCCGCCGCATTTTTAAATGATGACGACGGAAGTGTGGGGGATGCCCCTGCGCCCGCTCCTATTGACGATCAAGGATGGGATGAAGACGGTGCGAACGACATGCCAGGCCAACTGGCAGTTGACGTTTATGAGACCGTCGACAAGTTGTACGTCAAAGCACGTACTGCCGGCGTCAACAAGCAGGACCTGGACGTCAGTATTTCTGACGGCGTACTGACTATCAGTGGTACGCTTTCAGCCGGCGACGAAGGCGAAGTAGAGCAGTGGCACATCCAGGAATGTTACTGGGGTGACTTTTCGCGGACCATCGCACTGCCGATTCCTGTCAAGGAAGAGGAAGTCGAAGCAATGCTTAAAGATGGCGTACTGACCATCGGCTTTACGAAGATCAAGCAGGAACAAGCTCGCAAGATCGAAATTCTGTAG
- a CDS encoding prepilin-type N-terminal cleavage/methylation domain-containing protein, which produces MKTFPRYRKARGFTIVELLIVIVVIGILAVIAISSFARAQDQARRNALISDLKSAAKQLASDLATGETYPATLAASNGGRGVTVTQGATVNYVPNNTVSPPSYCLDYTLGSLQYYIKHNAGAAEGVCQGAGLVAQYYTNMTLSGTPTVSRIEPSISYDWGNAYVAAPGIPLDGYSVRWTGLVTAPSTGSYTFHAFTDDGVRVWVNGTLIINQWIDQHATRTGTISLNAGQQYPIVYEMYENAGSAAAALDWTPPAGTQVNIPASAFTYSR; this is translated from the coding sequence TTGAAAACTTTTCCACGGTACCGTAAGGCCAGGGGTTTCACTATCGTCGAGCTGCTGATCGTCATTGTCGTCATTGGCATTTTGGCGGTCATCGCCATATCTTCTTTCGCACGTGCTCAAGACCAGGCCCGTCGAAACGCGCTTATCAGTGATCTGAAAAGTGCCGCCAAGCAGCTCGCCTCCGATCTGGCTACCGGAGAAACATATCCTGCGACACTAGCTGCTTCGAACGGAGGTCGCGGCGTAACCGTCACGCAGGGCGCGACCGTCAACTACGTGCCCAACAATACCGTCAGTCCGCCCTCCTATTGCCTCGACTACACACTCGGATCGTTGCAATATTATATTAAGCATAATGCAGGGGCCGCCGAAGGTGTTTGTCAGGGTGCTGGGCTGGTTGCTCAGTACTACACCAATATGACCCTTTCTGGCACGCCGACTGTTTCGCGTATCGAACCCAGTATCAGTTATGACTGGGGCAATGCCTACGTCGCTGCGCCAGGTATTCCGCTTGATGGCTATTCAGTCCGCTGGACCGGGCTGGTGACGGCACCGTCGACCGGCAGCTACACTTTCCATGCTTTCACTGATGATGGAGTGCGGGTCTGGGTCAACGGCACGCTCATCATCAACCAATGGATTGATCAGCATGCTACCCGTACAGGCACCATCAGCCTGAATGCCGGCCAGCAATACCCTATCGTCTACGAGATGTATGAAAATGCGGGCAGCGCGGCGGCCGCGCTCGACTGGACACCGCCCGCTGGAACGCAGGTTAATATTCCTGCGTCGGCATTTACCTATTCGCGGTAA
- a CDS encoding ComF family protein, with protein MCGRDSQKYLPCKDCAADSALTGLYALGSYQAPLTKLVKGLKYHGTRQFAEDAAAALRRQVAVATESLPPLVTHVPTTNRRERQRSYDQAGLFAKAFASQTGLAHHSFLRRNGNIRQVGADRNGRFAQAETMFSARRGVQLAGRDVLLFDDVFTTGASMFRCARLLRDAGAGSVTGVVIARKDSVPAA; from the coding sequence GTGTGCGGACGCGACAGCCAGAAGTACCTGCCCTGCAAAGACTGCGCGGCGGACAGTGCGCTGACCGGATTATATGCGCTCGGCAGCTACCAGGCGCCGCTCACCAAACTGGTCAAAGGGCTGAAATATCACGGCACCCGTCAGTTCGCGGAAGACGCTGCCGCCGCCCTGCGCCGTCAGGTGGCAGTGGCGACAGAATCGCTTCCTCCGCTCGTCACCCACGTCCCCACCACCAATAGACGTGAGCGCCAGCGCAGCTATGATCAGGCAGGTCTCTTTGCTAAGGCCTTTGCCAGCCAGACAGGGCTGGCTCACCATTCGTTCCTGCGCAGGAATGGCAATATCCGTCAGGTTGGTGCCGACCGCAATGGCCGGTTTGCCCAGGCTGAGACCATGTTCTCTGCTCGGCGTGGTGTGCAGCTGGCTGGCCGTGACGTCCTCTTGTTTGATGACGTCTTCACCACCGGCGCCAGTATGTTCCGCTGCGCCAGGCTATTGCGCGACGCCGGTGCCGGCAGTGTGACGGGCGTGGTCATCGCCCGCAAAGACTCGGTGCCTGCCGCGTAG